A single genomic interval of Lathyrus oleraceus cultivar Zhongwan6 chromosome 7, CAAS_Psat_ZW6_1.0, whole genome shotgun sequence harbors:
- the LOC127104707 gene encoding uncharacterized protein LOC127104707, producing MASEKERDNFCVRFTSKNYSAWEFQFKMYVRGKGLWSHLDDVSKAPTEKTALDVWETKDTQIITWILNSIDPQMINNLRSFSTAQEIWNYLKRVYNQDNSEKRFQLELDIANYKQGDLSIQEYYSGFLNLWIEHSAIIHAKVPKTSLAAVQEVYNTSGQDQFLMKLRSEFEVVRGALLNRNPVPSLDTCVGELLREEQRLITQGAMSHDVVSSEPVAIAYAAQSR from the coding sequence ATGGCTTCCGAAAAAGAAAGAGATAATTTTTGTGTCCGTTTTACCAGCAAAAATTATTCGGCATGGGAATTTCAATTTAAGATGTATGTTAGAGGAAAGGGATTATGGAGTCACTTAGATGATGTTTCTAAGGCACCAACGGAGAAAACTGCTTTAGATGTGTGGGAAACTAAAGATACTCAAATCATCACTTGGATTCTCAACAGTATTGATCCTCAGATGATCAATAATTTGCGCTCTTTTTCAACTGCTCAAGAAATATGGAATTATTTGAAGCGCGTTTATAACCAGGACAATTCGGAAAAACGGTTTCAGTTAGAGCTAGACATAGCCAACTATAAACAAGGTGACTTGTCTATTCAAGAATACTATTCTGGTTTTCTAAATCTCTGGATAGAACACTCCGCTATTATACACGCTAAGGTTCCCAAGACCTCCCTCGCGGCTGTTCAAGAAGTTTACAACACCAGTGGGCAAGATCAATTTCTCATGAAACTTCGTTCAGAATTTGAGGTTGTCAGAGGTGCTTTGCTAAATAGGAATCCTGTTCCTTCTTTGGATACTTGTGTTGGTGAACTTCTCAGGGAAGAACAACGTCTGATTACTCAAGGAGCTATGTCTCATGATGTTGTCAGTTCCGAACCCGTGGCAATTGCATATGCTGCTCAGAGCAGATGA